GGTCCGGCGTACAACACGGGTGCCGATCTGACGGAGCTCTCTGCCGACGGCACCGACGAAGCCCACGTTCGGAGCCTCGCCGCCGGGCTCCACGAGTTCGTGAGCCAGCTCGTTCGCGCCCCGAAGCCCGTCGTCATGGGTGTCAACGGCGTCGCAGCGGGCGGCGGACTCGGCCCGTCGATCTGCGGTGACATCGTCCTCGCCGCCGAGTCCGCGCGCTTCGAGTTCGCCTATCCGAGAATCGGCCTCTCCGGCGACGGCGGCTCGACGTATCTCCTTCCGCGACTCGTCGGGCTTCGACGCGCCCAGGAACTCGCGTTGCGCGACGAGCCGATCGGTGCCGAGGAAGCGGTCGAGATCGGATTGGCCACGGAGGTCGTCGCCGATGACGAACTCGACGCGCGGCTCTCCGAGGAGGCTTCGCGGCTCGCTTCGGGGCCGACGAAGGGATACGCGGCGACGAAACGACTGCTCGCGGAGAGCCTCGACAATCCGCTCGAGACGCAGTTGGCCAACGAGGGCGAAACGATCGCGGAGCTCACCGACACGACCGACTTCGCTCGCGGACACGCAGCCTTCGGCGGGGACGAACCCCCGGAGTTCGTTGGCGAGTAGTCGGGTCGATCAGGGGTCGACGACGACCCTTCCAGTTTCCCCGTCGTACGTCTCGCGCAGCCCCCGTGCGACGACGACGGTGGCGACGACAGCGAGGAGACTCGCCGCGGCGAACGCGGCTTCGTAGCTCGAGAGCGTCGCGACCGCGCCGACCGCGGCGGGCCCGGCGACACCGCCGATCCCCCTCGCGGTCTCGCGGATCCCCATGAGTTCCGACTCGCGGCCCTCCGGAGAGACATCGCTTATGAACGCCAGTCCGCCGATGGTCATCGCCGAGAACGACGCACCCAGTACCACGAACGTCCCCGCCCCGAAGACGAGCCGGAGCGAACCGGGGGGAACGAGCGTCAACCCGGCCGCCAGCAGCGCGAAGACGGCGCTCCCGGCCATCCCGACGACGACGAGCGGTTTCCGTCCCGTTCGGTCGGAAACGATTCCCAGCGCGTACATGAATCCGGTCTGCGAGCCGTGGTTGAACGCGAGCAACACGCCCATCGTGAACTCCGCGACGCCGACGACGCTGATGAGATACGGCGCGATGATCGCCATGATCCCGAGCACGGCGACGTTCCGCAGCGTGACGGCAACATAGAGCCATGCGAGCCCGTTTCGGTGCAGATGCCCCCGGTCAGACGGGGCTGGAAACAGGCGGCGGCGCGTCTCGGCGATCAGTTCGCCGACGGAAACGTCGCGGGCCGGCGTCGGCGTCGGATCCGAAACGGCGACCAGCGCGACCGTCGATACCGCGGTGATCGCCGCGATCGCCCAGTAGATGTCGACCGGCGTGACGTACTCCAAGAGCGCCCCCGAAACGACGTACCCGAACGCGAAACCGCCCGATCTGGCGCTGTTGAACAGTCCGATCGATCGCCCCCGACCGGCGGTCCCGCCGTGGTGGCTCGCGATGGTGAGTGCGACGGGTGCGAACCCGGCGAGGAAGGCGGCGTACACGCCCCGGGAGCCGATTGCGACGGGGACGCTATCGGCAACGAGGAGCGGAAGGACGGCCAACAGCCCGCCGATTCCGGTGACGATCAACACGAGTCGTCTGCGACCGGTGATGTCAGCGAACGCGCCCCAAAAGGGCGAGAAGAGCATCAATCCGGCGTAGTACGCCGTCCCGACGAGCCCGGCCGCGAAGGCGGACGCTCGTGCCTCGACGATGACCGCCAGTACCGTTCCCATGAGGATCGCCCCCGAAAACCGGGTGAACGTCGCCAATCCGAGCGTGATCCACTGCCGACGACTCGTCATACCGGTGGCTCGGCAGGCGGCCTCCTAAGCGGCGCGGTTCGGATCGCTGCTCGCGGCAGCGCGTCCACGGCCACCGAAACGTTCGAACGGCGCGACGGCGACGTGTCGGTATGCACGCGCTGATCGCCACCGATTCAGTCCACACGACCGCAGCCGCCTGTGACTATCTCGAGCCCCGACTCGGTTCGTCGGATACGGTCACCTTCGTCTCGGTTTCGGGCCCCGACGCCCGCGACGCCGCCGACGCACTGAACGTCGCGAACGCTCGGCTGCTCGGGTACGCGAACGTCGAAACGAAGCGAATCCACGCCGGCGGCGATCCGACACCGGCGATCGTCTCGGCGATCGACGACTACACGCCGGATATCGTCCTCATCGGACCACACGCCGGCGATCCCGGCGCTGGCCCATCGCTCGGACGCACGACTCAACAGCTGGTCGAGTCGGTCGATATCCCCACCGTCGTCGTTCCGCTGTCAGGCTGATTTGTCCGTCTCTACCCGCCGGGATTGAAATATCATCCCGCGTAACCCCGTTCCATGGAGCTACTCGTCCTCCGTGAGGGGGTTCACGGAATTCCCACGGAATCGTACGCCGAAGCGCTCCGGTCGCGGCTCGACGGACACGCGATCCGATACGCGCGAACGCCCGACGAGGAGCGCGAGGCGATCCCGACGGCCGACGTGGTCACCGGCCTCCGGCTCGACCGCTCCCTGCTGGAGCGCGCCGACGCGCTCGATGTCTTCGCGTGCGCGTACGTCGGCACCAGTCACCTCCCGCTCGACGCGCTCGCCGAGCACGGCGTCCGCGTGACGAACGCCGCGGGCGTCCACACACCGAACGCGTCCGAGCAGGCCATCGGGTCCATGCTCGCGTTTTCGCGCCGACTGCACGAGGCGGCGCGGGCGGACACCTGGCAGCCGGCCACGCCGACCGAACTCTCGGGATCGACCGTGACGATCGTCGGCCTGGGCGCCATCGGCCGAGGAATCGCGAAACGTCTCGAACCGTTCGGCGTGGACACGATCGGCGTGCGTCGAACGCCGGAATCGGGCGGCCCGACGGACGAGGTACTCGGACCGGATAGCCTCCACGACGCGCTCGCTCGCAGTCAATTCGTCGTCCTGTGTTGCCCGCTCACCGACGAAACGCGCGGGCTCGTCGGTCCCGAGGAGCTCGGAACGCTCCCGCCGGACGCTGTACTCGTCAACGTCGCCCGCGGCGAGGTAATCGACACGGATGCGCTGGTCGAGTACCTCCGCCGAGGGTGGATCGGCGGCGCGGCCCTCGACGTGACTGACCCCGAGCCGTTGCCGGACGACCACCCGCTGTGGGGGCTCAATGACGCGCTCATCACACCACACTCGGCCGGTTCGACGCCGGCGTACTACGAGCGACTCGCCGACATCGTCGCCGAGAACGTCGGCCGATTGGACTCCGGAGCATCGCTGCGAAACGAGGTCCGGATCGAAACAAGCGACGACCTCGAATAACTGAAGTGCTACTCGTCGAGCGATTCGACCAGCTCGACGACGTGTCCGTCGGGATCCTCGATGAAGGCCGTTCGGGCATCTGCGATGGGTTGATCCGTCGGCTCCTGTCGGACGCCGTGGTTGTCGATATCCGCGAAGGCGGTATCGACGTCGTCGACCTTCACCGCGAGGTGGTCCCAGAGATCGCCGTCTTCGGCGGGGGTCTCCCCCGCCGTCTCCGACAGCTGAATCTCCATCCCGTTCTCGTCGGCGACGTACCGGTTGACGGTCTCGCCGTCTTCGGTTTCGAAGCCCCACGACTCCTCGAATCCGAGGTTTTCGACGTACCACTCGACGGACTGTTCGACGTCGGTCACGTTCAGACAGGTGTGTAGGATCACCATGGCACATCCCCAACCGCGGCGATTATAATGTCGGCGGTTCTGGGCGTGCGCTTCGGCCACGTCGATCCGACTCGGAACGAACTCGGATCGTTTTTCAGCGAGTGCACCGAAGCGCGGATATGTCTCTCCCCACGCGGCGATCTGCCGTCCTACGTCCCCGATCAGCACGGGCTTCGATCGCTCTCCAACGAGTATCCCGATGAGTCGGGCGCGAAACCTCGGTCTGTTCGTCGCGCTCTCCGCGCTCTGGGGACTCACGTTTCCCGCGATCACGATCGGTCTCGATTCGTTCCCACCGCTTCTGTTCGCGGCCGTCAGATACGACGTCGCCGGGGTCGCGCTGCTCGGGTTTCTCGTGATTCGGGGCGTCGAGTGGGTACCACACACTCGAAGCGACGGCCTGGCGATCGCGACCGCTGGGGCGTTTCTCATCGCCGGAAACAGCCTGCTGTTCATCGGTCAACAGACCGTTCCCGGCGGGATCGCCTCAATCCTCTACGGGCTCATCCCGCTCTTGACGGCAGGCTTCGCGGCGGTCCTGCTCCCGTCCGAACCGATCACCGCACGTCGACTGCTCGGCGTCGGGATGGGCCTCGTCGGCGTCGGCGTCATCGCACAGCCCGATCCGGGGAACCTGTTCTCCGCGGAGCTCGTCGGCATGGGGTTCGTGCTCGCCGCCGGCGTGAGCGTGGCTCTCGGGAGCGTGTTGCTCCGACGGCTCGCTCCGACGCTCGGGATCGGGGCAATGACCGCGTGGGCGATGCTCGTCGGCGGCGTCGTGCTTCACGTCGGTAGTTTCGGGATCGGCGAGCGGTTCGCAGACGTCACCCCGACGCTTCTCGGAGCCCTCTCGGTCCTGTACCTCGCCGTACTCGGCAGCGCTGTGGGCTACATGATCTACTTTACGCTCTTGGCAGAATTCGGCCCGCTCGAGATCAATCTGGTCTCCTACGTTGTGCCGATCTTCGCCACTCTCGGGGGTATCGTGCTACTCGATGAGGCGCTGACGCCCGCGATGATCATCGGTTTCGGCCTCATAGCCGGTGGATTCGTCGTGCTGAAGGGACGAGTTCTCGTCACAGCGTTGGGGATCGGCCTCGACTGACCGACCGTCTCCTCTCGACGACGCTCGGAAAAAAGCCGGGCGGCCGCCTTACTGGAAGCCGATCCGCCCGCCGCGCTGTTGTCGACCGTCCGGGCTGCCGCCGCGGAACTGGTCTTCGACCTGCTCGTAGTACTCGCGGATATCGTCCGTGATCGTGGGCCGGACCGACTCGAGCGCCTGTCGGAAGTGACGCATCTCGACCTCGTCGGCGTCGTCGTCCTCTCTGAGCGCCTCGATGGCGGCCTCTCTGGCGATCGATTCGAGGTCCGAACCGACGTACCCGCCGGTGATCTCGGCGAGTTCGCGGAGACTCACGTCGGGCGCTAACGGCGTGTCACCCGTGTGAATCCGGAGAATCTGCTCGCGCCCCTCGGTGTCGGGCTCGCCGATCATGACCAGCCGATCGAAGCGGCCCGATCGGATGAGCGCCGGATCGATCATGTCGGGGCGGTTCGTCGCGCCGATAACCATCACGTCGTCCATCTCTTCGAGGCCGTCGAGTTCGGTCAACAGCTGATTGACGACCCGTTCGGAGACGTTCGAACCGGTGTCGGTTCCGCGTCCGGGAGCCAACGAGTCGAGCTCGTCGAAGAAGATCACCGTCGGAGAGACCTGCCTGGCCTTTCGGAACGTCTGTCTGATCGCCTTCTCGCTCTCGCCGACCCACTTCGAGAGCAGCTGTGGACCGCGGACCGATATGAAGTTGGCGTTGGTCTCGTTGGCGACGGCCTTCGCCATCAGCGTCTTTCCGGTTCCGGGCGGGCCGTACAGCAGGACGCCAGCAGGCGGGCTGATCCCCATCCGTTCGAACTTCTCGGGGGCGTTCATCGGCCACTCGACGGACTCTTTGACCTGCCCCTTCGCGTCTTCAAGTCCGCCGACGTCGTCCCACGAGATCTTCGGGAGCTCGACGAGGACCTCCCGCATCGCCGAGGGGTCGACCTCGTTCAACGCGCCGCGGAAGTCGCGGCGCTTGATGATCATCCGATCGATGAGGCTCGGCGGGATGTCCTCCTCGTCGAGATCGATCTCGGGGAGGTACCGCCGAAGCGCCTTCATCGCCGCCTCCTTCGTCAGGCTCTCGATGTCCGCGCCGACGAACCCGTGCGTCTCGTCGGCCATGTGGTCAAGCGAGACGTCGTCCGAGAGCGGCATCCCCCGCGTGTGAATCTGGAGGATTTCCTTGCGTCCCGTCTCGTCGGGGACGCCGATCTCGATCTCCCGGTCGAACCGACCGGGGCGGCGAAGCGCTGGATCAACCGAATCGACCCGGTTCGTCGCCGCGATGACGATGACCTGCCCGCGTGATTCGAGCCCGTCCATCATCGTCAACAGCTGGGCGACGACGCGCCGCTCGACTTCGCCCGTCACGTCCTCGCGCTTGGGCGCGATCGAGTCGAGTTCGTCGATGAAGACGATCGAGGGCGACTCGTCGGTGGCGTCCTCGAAGATCTCGCGGAGCTGTTGTTCGGACTCGCCGTAGTACTTCGAGATGATCTCGGGGCCCGCGATGGAGAAGAAACTCGCCGACGTCTCGTTGGCGACCGCTTTCGCGAGCAGGGTCTTCCCGGTGCCTGGCGGGCCGTGCAGCAGGACGCCCTGCGGCGGCTCGATGCCGAGTTTCTTGAAGATCTGCGGGTGTTTCATCGGCAGCTCGACCATCTCGCGGACCCGCTGGATCTCGCTTTGCAGGCCGCCGATGTCCTCGTAGGTAATTCCGCCGCCGGTCTTTTCGAACCCGGCGATCGGTTCCTCGCGGAGTTCGACTTCCGTATCCTCCGTGATGAGACAGACGCCCTCCGGATCGGTTTCGACGGCGATAAGCGGGATCGCCTGCCCCGGCGAACGCATGAACGGGTGGTTCGTCGAGCTCATCACGGGAACGATGTCGCGCTCGACGACCGGCCGTTTGAGTATCTGCCGTTTGACCATGCCTGCTGCGTCCGACCCGAACTGGACCGACGCTTCCTCCGGTGGCGCGAGCACGAGCCGCTCGGCCTTCGTCGCCTCTGCCTTCCGGATCGTCACCCGTTCGCCGATCCCGATGTCGGCGTTCTGTCTGGTGAATCCGTCGATCCGGACCGTGTCAGTGTTCCAGTCCTGTCGGTCGGCCCGCCAGACCTTCGCCGCCGTCGTGTCGGCCCCTTCGATCTCGATTATGTCGCCCGGCGACAGCTTGAGATGGAGCAGGGTGTCCGGATCGAGGCGTGCGATCCCCCGTCCGGAGTCGTTGGGGTACGCCTTTGCGACCTCGAGTTGAACCTCGTTCATCCTGATACAGATACTGCGTTCTGCCGAGAGATATGTTTTTTGCTCACTGTGATCGTCTGATTCGGCCACTGTCGCAGATCCCATCAGCGATTTGGCGCCGAACGCCGAACGAACGGCATGGACGCTTTCACGCTCTGTATCGCGGAGCCCTCCGATGGTAAGGCGATCGCGTCGGTCTATCGCCCGTACGTCGAGACGACGGCCACAACGTTCGAAGAGACGCCTCCGGCTCCCGAGGCCGTCGCGTCGGATATCCGAACGCGGCTCGAAACGCATCCGTGGTTCGTCGCCGAACACGACGATGACGTGCTCGGATACGCGTACGCGGCTCCGCTCCGAAAGCGAGACGCGTATCGGTGGACCGTCGAACTGTCGATATATCTCGACCGCGAGCGTCGGGGTCGAGGGTTCGGTTCGGCGCTGTACGCCGCGCTGTTGGAAACGCTCGATCGACAGGGGTTTAAGAGCGCCTACGGCGTCGTGACGCTGCCGAATCCCGAGAGTGTCGGCTTTCACGAGTCGTTCGGCTTCGAACGAGTCGGGGTCCTTCCCGAGGCGGGATACAAACTCGGCGCGTGGCACGACGTCGCTTGGTACGAGCGGTCCCTCGGTGCGCAGTCGGCGTCGCCTTCGGAGCCAATCCCGTTCGAGGCGTGTCGGAACGAGCCGTGGCTCGAGGAACTGCTCGCGTCTGCGAGCACCCCCGCCTCCTGACGCCGCCCGACTCCGATATCGTTTTGACCGTCCGGTCGGTACCGATGGTCGAATGATTGATCGGCTGGCGAGACAGCTCCGGAAAGAAGAGCGGGACCTCCTCGTCTTGGAGGCTGTCCTCTCGCACCACCCGATCGGCATCTCCCGAATCGCTGAGGTGACAGGGATCGATGAACACAAGACGAGATACTCCCTCCGCATGCTGGAGGACGACGGTCTCGTGGATCCGACTCCCAATGGAGCTGTTCCGGTCGACGGCGTCGCCGGACGTGTCGACGAGATCAACGCCGGCCTGGACGCCCTCTGCGAGCGAGTCGACGACCTGAAGCGGTACGGCTCGACGTAGTCGCGTTCGACCCGACCGTTCGGAGTACCCACACGAACCGCGGGCGCGTTCCACGAGGTTTTATCGGATCATGGATGTAGGGAAAGCCGCGTCTTCAGTCGTGGAGTGATGACTCACCGCTGCTAACGATCTCGTCGTACCGTGCGCCGGTCTGTTTCAACGTCTCCGTCGAGTACAGTCGCTCGTGATCGAACGGGAGGTACTCGGCCGCCAACTCGTCGATCTTCTCGTCGACGACCTCGGACTCGCGGCCGTGGATCATCGTAAACAGATTGTATCGCCACCCCTGCGCTGGCCGCCGCGGCCGGTGATAACACAGCGTCACGTACGGGAGTTCGCCGACCGTCTCGCCCAATCGATCGAGTTCGGCGTCCGGCACGTCCCAGACGACCATGCAGTTGGCGTCGAACCCAGTCACGACGTGATTGACGACACAGCCGATGCGCTTGATACAGCCGTTCTCGAGGAGCCCCTCGATAGCGGTCAACACGTTGCCGACGGGCGCACCGATCTCTTCGGCGATATCCCGGTACGGCGTCGCCGAGAGCGGGAACCCGTCCTGAATTTCGAGCAGCAGCCGCCGATCCAGCGCCGAGAGGTCCGCCGTCGCCGTCTCGGAGATCCGCGTCGCCGTCACGGCCGTTGAATCGATCGACTCCCGAGCGAACCGATCGCCGTTGACGACCGGAAACTCCAGATCGATGTAGAAGTCGGTCAGCATCGGTAACACGAGCACCGAACAGTCGGTTCGATCCTCGATTTCGGCGATGATCCGATCGCGAGTATCGAGCGATCCGGCCGTCACGACGAACCACATGTTCCACTCGTGATCGCGTCGGTAGTTGTGGTTCACTTGCCGGTACTCGTTGATCGTCGCCGCTACGTCCTCGAAACGGTCCTCCGGCGCTCGCACCGCCGCGAGGGTCGACGCGCCGATGACCGGCGGATTGAGAACTGCCCCGAAACGGCGGAATATCCCCGCCTCGCGGAGCCGAGTCACCCGTTCGAGCGCCTCCGATTCGTCGATTCCCAGCGACTCCCCGACGCCGCGGAACGGTCGTTCCACGGTCGGAAAACCCGACTGGTAGCCGTCGATGAGCGCCGCGTCGACCGAGTCGATGTCCGTCCGCCAGTCGTCACCGTCGATCGCCGGCGTAGTCATTGATCGCCATACGGCCTCGGGGGTTTAGGCTTCGTCGGTCCCGGAACGGCGAACCCCTCGCCGAATTGGATGTATTTTTCCCTCCGACACCCGAATCTCGATTATGGCACACGCGACCGAGCGATACGGGGACTGGCCGCTGAAACGATTGATGACCGACGTCGTCGGTTCGGGGCACAAATCCGCCGACGACATGACTCGCGAACAGGCGTCCGAGGCGTTTCGCCGCATTCTCGACGGGGAACCGGACCCGACGACGCTCGGCGCGTTCTGGCTCGCGAACCGTTGGAAGCGGAACACGCCAGAGGAGCTTGGCGCGTACGTCGACGTGATGGCCGACGGGATCGACATCGCCGAGCCGGCGTGTGATCCCGTCGACTGCGGGGCGAACTACGACGGAAAGGGCCGAACCGCGCTGCTCGGCGTCGCCTCGGGGCTCGTCGCCGCGGCGGCCGGGACCCCAGTTGTCGTTCACTCCGGTGACCGAGTACCGACGCAAAAGCAGGACGCCTACAAGCACGTCCTCGATGAACTCGGCATCAGGACCGAACTGTCGCCAGACGAATCGGCCGAGATGACCGACGAGGTCGGATTCGGTTTCTACTACCAGCCGGAGTTCGCCCCCGAGATCGACGCGCTGTTCGATCGGCGCGATCAGATGGGCGTCCGGACGTTCGTCAACACGATCGAAACGCTCGCGAACCCCGCTTCGGCGTCCGTCCACCTCGGCTCATTTTATCATCTCCCGTACGCGAAGCGAATCATCGACACGTTCGGCGCGTCGGAGACCGCCGACATCGAACGGATCGTCATGTTCCAAGGACTGGAGGGATACGACGACATCCGCCCCGGATCCACCAAAGTCGCCGTTTGGGATTGCGGCTCGGAGATCGATGACTTCGACATCGAGACTCCCGACTACGGCATGGACTTCGAAAGCGACGACCTCGGCGTCGACGACGTCGCAGTCGACTCCGCCGCGATCACCGAGGAGGTCCTTCGTGGCGATCGAGGAGACCAGTTCACGGATGCCGTCGCCGTCAACGCCGCGCTACGGATCTACGCCGCCGAGGACGTCGTCGACATCGCCGAGGGACTCGACGTGGCAAACGAGACGATCGAGTCGGGCGAACCAGCCGACCGCCTCGACGAACTTCGAGCGTTCTAGTCGCTGTTGAGACGACGTCACGCCTTTCGAAGCGAGGACTCGATCCGGACCGTTCACCGAACGCGGAGCGAGTAGGCGATAATCCCCAATCCGAAGAGCACGAACAGACTCTCCACGAGAACCCCGACGCCGAGTGCGATGTTCAGCAACTCGAACGTGAAGCCGGCGAGCAAGACCCCAACGACGATCAACGCGAAGCCGACTGCGAGAAACGCGAGCGACCGATCGTACGTGCGCCGATACGCGCTGAACGCGAGATAGGTGACAAGACCCCCGACGATGAGAATGAGCGTCTTTACCACCGCAATCGCGAGCTGAACTCCGATTCCTGTTGTCGTGTGTGCCATCTCTATAACTCCTTTCGCACTTTGGACCACATCTCGGCGAGCCGTTCGTCGGCCCGCCGAGCCGGTCGCTCGATTTCGATTTCGATCGCTCCCGCCTCGTTTCGAGACACGATGACCTCCTCAAAGTCGGGGGTGTATCGGTTGGCGTGGCTACCCTCCTCGCGGATCTCCGTTCCCTCCTGTACGAGCGTGGCTTCGACAAGCAGATCGAGCTTTCGGTACAGCGTCGATCGCGGGATTTCGCACCGTTCGAGGAGCGTGCTCGCCGTCCGTGGGTCCGTCAGTTCCGAGAGAATAGTTCGACAGTCCTCGTCGTACAACGCCTCCAACACGACGTCGATGTCTGGGCCGTCGTCTTTGGCCAACGGATCCCGGACCATACCAAAGGCTTCCACGTGTGGCGTTAAACGGCTGTGGGTTCGCTCTTGCGCCGAAACGATGGCCGCACTTTTGACCGCCGTCCGCGTACAGGGGTTATGAGATGTACGCGTCGAGCGCTCGTGGGGGGTGGTGGTGCCGCCCTGAGCATTGCTATCGCGGGCTGTCTCGGTCGAAATGACGACCGAATGACCGGTGACGGAACCGAAAGCCGGCAGTCTTTTCCAACCCCGACACCTGTCTCTAATATGAGCGATCAGAGATCGGTTTCCGACCCCGACAATCCGACCGCAGCGATTCGAACGACCCACGGCGAGATCACCGTCGAACTGTTCGAGGGACGAGCGCCGCGTACGGTCGAGAACTTCATCGGCCTCGCGACGGGTGCCGACGACTACGACGGCACCGAGATCGCACCCGGAACCGGCGCGTGGGAAGACCCGGAATCCGGCGAAAAGCGGATCGATCCGCTCTACGACGGCGTTCCGTTCCACCGGATCATCGATGACTTCATGATCCAAGGCGGGGATCCGACGGGGACGGGCCGCGGCGGTCCGGGCTACCAGTTCGACGACGAGTTCCACGACGAGTTGACCCACGACAGCGCGGGGATCCTCTCGATGGCGAACTCCGGGCCGAACACGAACGGCAGCCAGTTCTTCATCACGCTCGGTGCCCAACCGCACCTCGACGGCCGACACGCCGTCTTCGGCCAGGTCGTCGACGGGATGGACGTCGTCGAAGAGATCGGCTCGCTCCCGACCGGCCGCAACGATGCGCCGCGAGAAGACGTCGAGATCGAAACGGTAAGCGTCGATCAGTAATCGCCGGACGATCCGGCTCGGAGGGCGTACTGAAGCACGGCCAGCGCCGATCGGCCATCGCGCAATTCTCCGCTTTCGGCTTGCGCTGTTAGTTCTTCGAACCTCGTGGTCTCGACGGCGATCGATTCGTTGTGATCCAGCTGCTGTTCCCCGTTGGGGACGCAGCCGTGGGCGACGACGTAGTGATACGTCGAGTCGAAGAGGCCGTTCGCGGGCTCGAACGTCGCCAGCCGTTCGACGCGATCCGCCTCGTAGCCGGTCTCCTCGGCCAGTTCTCGACGAGCCGCGGCTGGAACGTTATCATCCTCGTCTTCGAGCCCGCCCGCCGGAAGCCCGTAGTTGATCCGTCCGACCGCGTGTCGCCACTCGTGGATGACGACGACGTCTCCGTCCTCGGTGAACGGTAAGATCACGACTGACGGCGGTTCCGTCACGTAGTGAAAGTCAGTCTCGGTTCCGTCGGGAAGGCGAACGTCGTCACGAACGACGTCGAACCCGGGACACTCGTAGTCGGTCGC
This genomic window from Natronomonas salsuginis contains:
- a CDS encoding VOC family protein, whose amino-acid sequence is MVILHTCLNVTDVEQSVEWYVENLGFEESWGFETEDGETVNRYVADENGMEIQLSETAGETPAEDGDLWDHLAVKVDDVDTAFADIDNHGVRQEPTDQPIADARTAFIEDPDGHVVELVESLDE
- a CDS encoding D-2-hydroxyacid dehydrogenase, with the translated sequence MELLVLREGVHGIPTESYAEALRSRLDGHAIRYARTPDEEREAIPTADVVTGLRLDRSLLERADALDVFACAYVGTSHLPLDALAEHGVRVTNAAGVHTPNASEQAIGSMLAFSRRLHEAARADTWQPATPTELSGSTVTIVGLGAIGRGIAKRLEPFGVDTIGVRRTPESGGPTDEVLGPDSLHDALARSQFVVLCCPLTDETRGLVGPEELGTLPPDAVLVNVARGEVIDTDALVEYLRRGWIGGAALDVTDPEPLPDDHPLWGLNDALITPHSAGSTPAYYERLADIVAENVGRLDSGASLRNEVRIETSDDLE
- a CDS encoding enoyl-CoA hydratase/isomerase family protein — its product is MAYETLECTQADGVGTIAFDRPDAHNSINARMGEELPDAAHEFVSDDEIRAIAVTANGPAYNTGADLTELSADGTDEAHVRSLAAGLHEFVSQLVRAPKPVVMGVNGVAAGGGLGPSICGDIVLAAESARFEFAYPRIGLSGDGGSTYLLPRLVGLRRAQELALRDEPIGAEEAVEIGLATEVVADDELDARLSEEASRLASGPTKGYAATKRLLAESLDNPLETQLANEGETIAELTDTTDFARGHAAFGGDEPPEFVGE
- a CDS encoding CDC48 family AAA ATPase, which produces MNEVQLEVAKAYPNDSGRGIARLDPDTLLHLKLSPGDIIEIEGADTTAAKVWRADRQDWNTDTVRIDGFTRQNADIGIGERVTIRKAEATKAERLVLAPPEEASVQFGSDAAGMVKRQILKRPVVERDIVPVMSSTNHPFMRSPGQAIPLIAVETDPEGVCLITEDTEVELREEPIAGFEKTGGGITYEDIGGLQSEIQRVREMVELPMKHPQIFKKLGIEPPQGVLLHGPPGTGKTLLAKAVANETSASFFSIAGPEIISKYYGESEQQLREIFEDATDESPSIVFIDELDSIAPKREDVTGEVERRVVAQLLTMMDGLESRGQVIVIAATNRVDSVDPALRRPGRFDREIEIGVPDETGRKEILQIHTRGMPLSDDVSLDHMADETHGFVGADIESLTKEAAMKALRRYLPEIDLDEEDIPPSLIDRMIIKRRDFRGALNEVDPSAMREVLVELPKISWDDVGGLEDAKGQVKESVEWPMNAPEKFERMGISPPAGVLLYGPPGTGKTLMAKAVANETNANFISVRGPQLLSKWVGESEKAIRQTFRKARQVSPTVIFFDELDSLAPGRGTDTGSNVSERVVNQLLTELDGLEEMDDVMVIGATNRPDMIDPALIRSGRFDRLVMIGEPDTEGREQILRIHTGDTPLAPDVSLRELAEITGGYVGSDLESIAREAAIEALREDDDADEVEMRHFRQALESVRPTITDDIREYYEQVEDQFRGGSPDGRQQRGGRIGFQ
- a CDS encoding universal stress protein, producing the protein MHALIATDSVHTTAAACDYLEPRLGSSDTVTFVSVSGPDARDAADALNVANARLLGYANVETKRIHAGGDPTPAIVSAIDDYTPDIVLIGPHAGDPGAGPSLGRTTQQLVESVDIPTVVVPLSG
- a CDS encoding DMT family transporter, with the protein product MSRARNLGLFVALSALWGLTFPAITIGLDSFPPLLFAAVRYDVAGVALLGFLVIRGVEWVPHTRSDGLAIATAGAFLIAGNSLLFIGQQTVPGGIASILYGLIPLLTAGFAAVLLPSEPITARRLLGVGMGLVGVGVIAQPDPGNLFSAELVGMGFVLAAGVSVALGSVLLRRLAPTLGIGAMTAWAMLVGGVVLHVGSFGIGERFADVTPTLLGALSVLYLAVLGSAVGYMIYFTLLAEFGPLEINLVSYVVPIFATLGGIVLLDEALTPAMIIGFGLIAGGFVVLKGRVLVTALGIGLD
- the ahbB gene encoding siroheme decarboxylase subunit beta, which gives rise to MTTPAIDGDDWRTDIDSVDAALIDGYQSGFPTVERPFRGVGESLGIDESEALERVTRLREAGIFRRFGAVLNPPVIGASTLAAVRAPEDRFEDVAATINEYRQVNHNYRRDHEWNMWFVVTAGSLDTRDRIIAEIEDRTDCSVLVLPMLTDFYIDLEFPVVNGDRFARESIDSTAVTATRISETATADLSALDRRLLLEIQDGFPLSATPYRDIAEEIGAPVGNVLTAIEGLLENGCIKRIGCVVNHVVTGFDANCMVVWDVPDAELDRLGETVGELPYVTLCYHRPRRPAQGWRYNLFTMIHGRESEVVDEKIDELAAEYLPFDHERLYSTETLKQTGARYDEIVSSGESSLHD
- a CDS encoding MFS transporter, with product MTSRRQWITLGLATFTRFSGAILMGTVLAVIVEARASAFAAGLVGTAYYAGLMLFSPFWGAFADITGRRRLVLIVTGIGGLLAVLPLLVADSVPVAIGSRGVYAAFLAGFAPVALTIASHHGGTAGRGRSIGLFNSARSGGFAFGYVVSGALLEYVTPVDIYWAIAAITAVSTVALVAVSDPTPTPARDVSVGELIAETRRRLFPAPSDRGHLHRNGLAWLYVAVTLRNVAVLGIMAIIAPYLISVVGVAEFTMGVLLAFNHGSQTGFMYALGIVSDRTGRKPLVVVGMAGSAVFALLAAGLTLVPPGSLRLVFGAGTFVVLGASFSAMTIGGLAFISDVSPEGRESELMGIRETARGIGGVAGPAAVGAVATLSSYEAAFAAASLLAVVATVVVARGLRETYDGETGRVVVDP
- a CDS encoding GNAT family N-acetyltransferase — encoded protein: MDAFTLCIAEPSDGKAIASVYRPYVETTATTFEETPPAPEAVASDIRTRLETHPWFVAEHDDDVLGYAYAAPLRKRDAYRWTVELSIYLDRERRGRGFGSALYAALLETLDRQGFKSAYGVVTLPNPESVGFHESFGFERVGVLPEAGYKLGAWHDVAWYERSLGAQSASPSEPIPFEACRNEPWLEELLASASTPAS